Proteins co-encoded in one Bremerella sp. TYQ1 genomic window:
- the mutY gene encoding A/G-specific adenine glycosylase — translation MARTKSAQKKPKKTTSPVLGSLATFQANVLAWFAAHQRDLPWRKSRDPYRVWISEIMLQQTQVATVKEYFRRFTAELPTVQDLAAAEEQQVLRLWEGLGYYRRARQLHAAAKEVVERFDGTFPGTAEEIQSLPGIGRYTAGAVASIAFGERAPILEANTQRLFARLIGLDDVLTTSASQKRLWQFAEDILPSDDVGIFNQALMEIGSLVCTPKSPACSQCPLSAHCEAYRQDRQDEIPRPKKKIEFIPVTEIALVVRRKKEVLVRQCGQDERWAGLWDFPRFSVKEGTDLNQVEQQLAEASGVRATLGSHLTTIKHGVTKYRITLLCHEMTFDSGRLHPETGPDGQPRVWQWRDVDHLTELPLSTTGRKLAKLIGK, via the coding sequence ATGGCACGCACGAAGTCCGCCCAGAAAAAGCCGAAAAAGACCACCTCGCCGGTGTTGGGATCGTTGGCAACTTTTCAAGCCAACGTTCTGGCCTGGTTTGCGGCGCATCAAAGAGATCTCCCCTGGCGAAAGTCTCGCGACCCTTACCGTGTCTGGATCAGCGAAATCATGCTGCAGCAGACACAAGTCGCGACAGTGAAGGAGTACTTCCGACGCTTCACCGCTGAACTGCCGACCGTTCAAGACTTAGCCGCGGCGGAAGAACAGCAGGTCTTGCGACTGTGGGAAGGGCTTGGCTATTACCGACGAGCCCGCCAGTTGCATGCGGCGGCAAAGGAAGTGGTCGAGCGGTTTGACGGAACGTTTCCCGGCACAGCCGAAGAGATTCAAAGTTTGCCAGGCATCGGTCGATACACGGCCGGCGCCGTCGCGTCGATCGCTTTCGGAGAACGGGCTCCGATTCTGGAAGCGAACACTCAGCGACTTTTCGCCCGATTGATTGGTTTGGACGACGTGTTGACGACATCGGCCAGCCAGAAACGGCTTTGGCAATTTGCCGAAGATATCTTGCCGAGTGACGACGTCGGCATTTTCAACCAGGCACTGATGGAGATCGGCAGTCTCGTCTGTACGCCGAAAAGCCCTGCTTGTTCGCAGTGTCCGCTGTCCGCCCATTGCGAAGCTTATCGACAAGACCGCCAAGACGAGATCCCGCGACCCAAGAAGAAGATCGAGTTCATCCCTGTTACCGAAATTGCGTTGGTCGTGCGGCGGAAGAAAGAAGTGCTCGTCCGGCAATGTGGCCAAGACGAACGATGGGCCGGCTTGTGGGACTTTCCACGATTCTCTGTAAAGGAAGGAACCGACCTCAACCAAGTAGAGCAGCAGTTGGCCGAAGCGTCAGGCGTTCGAGCGACGTTAGGGTCTCACCTGACGACGATCAAGCATGGCGTGACGAAGTACCGCATTACACTGTTGTGTCACGAAATGACGTTCGACAGTGGCCGACTCCATCCCGAGACCGGCCCTGACGGCCAGCCTCGCGTGTGGCAATGGCGCGATGTCGATCACCTGACCGAGTTGCCCCTTTCGACCACCGGACGCAAGCTGGCAAAACTAATTGGCAAATGA
- a CDS encoding basic secretory family protein: protein MRLPVLLSIALLSLPGAVFAENQAEKQPLKVVIDVSEVPELKAWSENAEKLIREWHPKIAEMLKQEGFTAPQEVRVVFKKDMDGVAHTIRNQIVIAGNWVKQHPEDNGMVVHELVHVVQAYPRGGPFWLVEGIADYIRFYKYEPNTRLRGINPERQSYRDGYRTSAQFVAWLEKTNPGFVQKVNEAIRKREFQNTMIRELTGKHVEQLWDEFVKTEDARGRR, encoded by the coding sequence ATGCGACTTCCTGTCCTTCTTTCGATCGCCCTGCTAAGTCTTCCTGGCGCGGTCTTCGCCGAAAATCAAGCCGAGAAGCAACCGCTGAAAGTCGTGATCGACGTCAGCGAAGTACCCGAGCTGAAAGCATGGAGCGAGAACGCCGAGAAGTTGATTCGCGAGTGGCATCCAAAGATTGCCGAGATGTTGAAGCAGGAAGGTTTCACCGCTCCGCAGGAAGTCCGCGTGGTCTTCAAGAAGGACATGGATGGCGTCGCTCATACGATTCGCAACCAGATTGTCATCGCAGGCAATTGGGTCAAACAGCATCCGGAAGACAACGGCATGGTCGTCCACGAACTTGTCCACGTTGTTCAAGCCTATCCACGTGGTGGCCCTTTCTGGCTGGTTGAAGGAATCGCGGACTACATTCGTTTCTATAAGTACGAACCCAACACGCGTCTGCGGGGGATCAACCCCGAGCGTCAAAGCTATCGCGACGGTTACCGTACCAGCGCCCAGTTCGTGGCTTGGCTCGAAAAAACGAACCCTGGCTTCGTCCAGAAGGTGAACGAAGCAATCCGCAAACGCGAATTCCAAAACACAATGATCCGCGAGCTAACCGGAAAGCATGTCGAACAGTTGTGGGACGAGTTCGTGAAAACGGAAGATGCCCGCGGTCGACGATAA
- a CDS encoding lipoate--protein ligase family protein — protein MQLLDLTLPTPEENVALDEALLDQAEQGNTPQEILRIWEPADPLVVIGRASRLHEEVNVAHCQQRGVPYLRRASGGAAVVTGHGCLMYAVVLSYEIHPQLTALDICHQYVMGRIQKALANEVPEIGLQGTCDLTLGGKKFSGNSLRCKRTHLIYHGTILYDFDLALIHELLGTPPRMPDYREKRSHETFVTNVPIARETLRRRLTEAFPTTGPMTDWPAEATAKLVAEKYTNPEWTSMR, from the coding sequence ATGCAACTTCTCGATCTGACGCTTCCGACCCCGGAAGAAAATGTCGCGCTGGATGAAGCGCTGCTCGATCAAGCAGAGCAGGGGAACACACCTCAAGAGATCCTCCGCATTTGGGAACCAGCCGATCCGTTGGTTGTCATCGGTCGCGCGTCTCGCTTGCACGAAGAAGTGAACGTCGCCCACTGCCAACAACGTGGCGTCCCTTATCTCCGCCGAGCAAGTGGCGGTGCTGCCGTCGTCACTGGGCATGGCTGTCTCATGTATGCCGTCGTGCTCAGCTACGAGATTCACCCGCAGCTCACCGCGCTTGATATCTGCCATCAATATGTGATGGGGCGAATCCAGAAGGCGCTCGCCAACGAAGTCCCGGAAATCGGCTTGCAGGGAACTTGCGATCTGACACTAGGAGGAAAAAAATTCTCCGGCAACAGCCTGCGGTGCAAACGAACGCACCTGATTTATCACGGGACAATCCTCTACGACTTCGATCTGGCACTGATCCACGAGCTTCTCGGCACGCCACCCAGGATGCCTGACTATCGCGAGAAACGTTCGCACGAAACGTTCGTAACCAATGTTCCCATCGCACGAGAAACACTTCGTCGGCGACTGACGGAAGCCTTTCCCACGACCGGGCCAATGACCGATTGGCCGGCCGAAGCAACGGCAAAACTAGTTGCGGAAAAATATACAAATCCGGAATGGACCTCAATGCGATAG